Below is a window of Acidimicrobiales bacterium DNA.
AGCCCACCACCACGTCGAGGATGTCGGCCCAGGGGCGCTCCGGGTTCGGCCACACACTGAACCGCACCGACCCAGGCTACCGGGACGGGTCGTCTGCTCCGGGCTGGTCGCCTGCTCCGGGCTCCATGGCGCGCAGGTCCTCGAGTGTGAGCGACGGACCGCTGAGCTCGTCGGCCCGTGCTTCTGCCGTCGCCAGCCCCCCCACGAGCAGGTCGAGATGACGATGGGCGAGCTCCTCGTTGATGTGGCGCGGGAACGTCCCCGGCAGTGGACGCGAGATGCGGATGATCATCAGTCCGATGTCGCCGAACGTCACATCCGGACGGAGACTGCCCTCGGCGTGGGCGGCGTCGACGATCTTCTCGAGCGGCGCGGCCGCCTCCTCGCGGGCTCGCAGCATCTCCTCGTCCTCGAAGGTGAGCTGACCGAGCAGGGCGGGGATCACGGCGGCGATCCGCAGGTCGATGGCCCCGTGCATGTACCGGACCAGGGCAGAGAGGGCGTCGGGCTCCTCGGCCCGGGCCAGACGAGCCTGGTGACCCACCCGGCCCAGCGCGTCGAGCACGACGGTGCGCATCAGGGACTCACGGTCGGGGAAGCGCCGGTACAGCGTGGCGATGCCCACGCCGGCGCGACGGGCGATCTCGTCCAGTGGCGCTCCCGGTCCCTGCTCGACGAACACGTCGCGGGCGGCGGCCAGGACCTGCTCCCGATTGCGCCTCGCGTCGGCCCGAAGCGGGCGACCGTCACCTAGCGGACCAGACGCTGCCGCCAGCCCCGCCTGCTGCTTCACGAGGGCCAGGCTAGCCGTATCTGGAGGGAATAGCTCCAGATCGGAGGCGTTGTCGGTCGAATGTGTAGGCAATCCCTCCGCTAGCTGTGGCAGCGAAGGCCCATGCACACGCAATCACCAGGAGGTGACATCGAGATGACGATGTCAGATGAGCTACGAGATCAGCGGACGGTCCTGCTCACCACCTACCGCCGGGACGACAGCCCGGTGGGGACGCCAGTCAACGTCGCCGTGGGTGACGGGCACGGCTACTTCCGGACCTGGGACACGTCGGGCAAGGCCCGGCGCCTGGCCCGCCAGCCGAAGGTGGCCGTCGCCCCCTCGACACCTCGAGGCACGCAGAGCGGCCCGACGGTCACCGGAACAGCTCGTCTGCTCACGGGCGAGGAGGCACGCGCCGCGGGAAAGCTGATCGATCGCAAGTACCCGATCGTGCAGCGCATCCTGGTGCCGATGGCGCACCGGCTGCGGCGGGTGAAGAC
It encodes the following:
- a CDS encoding PPOX class F420-dependent oxidoreductase, encoding MTMSDELRDQRTVLLTTYRRDDSPVGTPVNVAVGDGHGYFRTWDTSGKARRLARQPKVAVAPSTPRGTQSGPTVTGTARLLTGEEARAAGKLIDRKYPIVQRILVPMAHRLRRVKTVHYELTFDEG
- a CDS encoding TetR/AcrR family transcriptional regulator; translated protein: MKQQAGLAAASGPLGDGRPLRADARRNREQVLAAARDVFVEQGPGAPLDEIARRAGVGIATLYRRFPDRESLMRTVVLDALGRVGHQARLARAEEPDALSALVRYMHGAIDLRIAAVIPALLGQLTFEDEEMLRAREEAAAPLEKIVDAAHAEGSLRPDVTFGDIGLMIIRISRPLPGTFPRHINEELAHRHLDLLVGGLATAEARADELSGPSLTLEDLRAMEPGAGDQPGADDPSR